From the genome of Sporomusa sphaeroides DSM 2875:
AATATAACGTCTGGGCTATTTCCTGATTATTCATTCCCTGTCCGATCAATTGCAGCACTTCCACTTCACGGTAGGTCAGACGTTCTTCCTTGGGGCGTTCCAGCATGACCAGAGCCCCGTTACGTTTCTCGTCCTGGCGGGAAAGTTCGCCAAATAATTGCGTGGCCAGCGTTGGATAAATAAAGGAATGACCCTCATGTACCATCCGGATGGCCTTGACCAGCATGCCTGGCTCAATATCTTTTAAGAGATAACCAACCGCCCCTGATTTAATAACTTCAATTACATAGCTTTCATCATCATGAATCGTGAGAATAATTACTTTTACCGGTGACTTGGCGGTTTTTTTCAACCGTTTTGTCACTTCCAATCCGGTCATCCGGGGCATATTAACATCAAGCAACAGGATATCCGGTGCAAGACTCTCCACCTTGCTGATAGCCTCATCACCGTCAGCCGCTTCGCCTACCACCTCAAGGTCCGGTTCCAAAGACAGTACATTTTTAATTCCTTGTCTAAGCAGCGCATGATCGTCGGCAATTACAATTCTGATTGGCAAAAATGCCACCTCCTACTGGGTACAACACTAAGTGGATTAGCTGCATTTACTTCTTTCAGGGAGAATGTTGTTTAAGCATAGGCCCTAGCAGGCGTTTATACGCCTCAACTCCAGGCTGGTCAAAAGCATCCACATCAGCCAGTTCACCTTCATAAGCCACCGATAACGCTAACAGGTACAGCAATTCACCCAAATGATATGCCGTCATTTCAGGCAGCACAAACGTAGCATTAAACCGGCCGTCACTCCGGAGGGCAGCAGCATTGGCCTCCCGGGCGGCGTCAAGCGCCTGACTGAGCCGCAAGCCGGAAATCTCGGACAACTTGCCGGCCGACGGGAAAACATCCGGTATCACCGGGTCATTCTCCCAGGCAGCTACTTTGACAAACTGCACCACTTTATCTTTCCTGCCATCCTGATGCTGTTGTGTTTGCGCATGCATATCGGTTGTGCCTACAGCCACGATAGGCGTCCGGCCATAGAATACTTCACGGCCCGCACGGTCGGTCCGCTTGCCCAGCGATTCGGCCAGAAGCTGCACATACCATTCGGCAACAGACTTAAGATTATCGGCGTAGGGCATAAATACCTCAATATCCTGCCCATACTTTTCGGCAGCCAGATACTTAAGCGCCGCATTAAGCATAGCCGGATTGCGCCAGATATCCTCCTGCCTGCAGGCTTCGTCCATTGCCCGTGCCCCGGCTAGAAAGGCATCAATATCAAAGCCGATACAGGCAGCCGTAACCAGCCCCACTTCTGAAAAAATACTGAACCGTCCGCCCACACCGTCAGGCACAGAGAACATCGGCCACCCCTGCTCTGCGGCCAGCTTGTGCAGCAGGGTTTCACCGGCCCCCTCCGCCAGGTCGGTAACAGCCACCACCTGCACCTCGACGGCCGGCGTTTCCCGGCGCAGCGCATCATAGACTGCCATAAAGGTAGACATAGTATCAAGGGTGGAACCGGATTTCGAGATAACGACAAGCTGGGCACGGTAAGCCCCGTCGTGCGGCCCGGCGTGCACCGCCTTGAGCCTGGCCTCATACTTAATCTGCTCAATAAGCTCCACCGTCCGGCGCGGATCAATATTATTGCCGCTGAAGTACAGCCGGGGATATCCTTGCCGTTCTTCAGCCCCCCTGCTATTCCAGAACTCGCCGCAGTGAACATCAAACAGTACCTTGTTGCCCAGATAAGACCCGCCGATGCCAAAAGAGACGACCGCATCCACCTTGTTTCTCAGCGATTGTCCGAACTCCTTAAGCCTGGCAATAGAGGCCGGACTATTCAGATGGTCTGCCTGCACATAAGGCAGCTGGCTGAACAGCACCTTCTCCGGTGCACCGTCTTTGGATAAATGACCGCGTATTTCGCCGGTAGAACGCATATGTTCCATGGCCTGATGAGCCGCCATAAGGCGTTCGCCGATAGCAGCCACATCGGTCTGCGTCACCAGACCCTGACCGTAAAGATTCGTATAATCAAAAGTAAAGCCTGACGATAAAACCAGATGTGTTCTTTCCACAATCATCCCTCCTGCTTCACCTTGTTCACTTAGCTCTCAGTCTTCCATCTCCGCCTCCGTCGCAGCATAGTCTGTCCCCAGCGGCCCCACAGTCCTCAGCAAATACCGCAGAAACTTATCCCTAAGATCAGGACGCTTCAGGGCATACTCCACGGTGGCCTCAAGATACCCCTGCTTATCGCCGATATCATAGCGCCGCCCCTCAAAATTATAGGCATACACCGGTTTAAAAGCAGCCAGCCGGCGCAACGCATCTGTCAGTTGTATCTCACCACCCCGGCCTGGCGGCGTATCTTCCAATAGATAAAAAATCTCCGGCTCAATAATATAACGGCCCAGCACGGCAAGCCGGGAAGGCGCTTCCTCCACTGACGGCTTTTCCACTAAATCAACCGCCCGCCAAACATTATCTTTCACCGGCTCAGGCTCTACAATGCCATAGCTTGACACCTTTTCCCTGGGCACTTCCTGTACGCCAAGAATACTGCCCCCGAAATCCTCATAGGCATCTATCAACTGCCGCAAACAAGGTACATTGGCATCGATAATATCATCACCCAGCAGCACGGCAAACGGTTCATTGCCGACAAATTGCTTGGCACATAACACGGCATGCCCCAGCCCCTTGGCTTCCTTTTGCCGTATATAGTGGAGCGTTACCTCTGACAACTCTTCCACCAGGCCCAGCAGGTCATATTTACCCTGTGCTTTTAAGGTAAGCTCCAGCTCAACTGCCCGGTCAAAATGATCCTCAATGGCCCGCTTATTTCGCCCGGTGATAATGAGAATTTCCTCAATTCCCGACTGAATGGCTTCTTCAATAATAAACTGAATAGCCGGTTTATCCACAATCGGCAGCATCTCCTTCGGCTGCGCCTTGGTGGCCGGCAAAAACCGGGTCCCAAGGCCAGCCGCCGGAATAATGGCCTTCTTTATTGTTTTATGATTTTTTGGCATAGGATTTGATCCTTTCTAGGCATGTATCAGCGACAGCAATTCTGCCGTCTTTTCTTCCATTAGCCTGACATCGCACCGGGATTCCACATTCAGGCGCAATACCGGCTCCGTATTCGACATCCGGACATTGAACCGCCAATTTTCATACTCAATGCTCAGACCGTCGACCCGGTCCAGCTTCAGTGCCCCTGGCGCATATTTTTCCTCAATCTTTTGGATGACAGCCTTAGCATCGGCCACCGTGCTGTTAATTTCGCCGCTAACCGGATAGCAGGCCACTCTTTCCCGCATAAGCTCTGATAACGGCTTGCCTTCACGGCAAAGAATCTCCAGCACCAGCAGCCAGGGAATCATGCCACTGTCACAATAAGAAAACTCTTTAAAATAATGGTGGGCCGACATTTCCCCGCCATACACGGCATCTTCCTTGCGCATCCGTTCTTTGATAAACGCATGACCGCTCTTGGACAGCACCGGCACACCGCCCGCCTTCTCCACTATTTCGATGGTATTCCAGGTCAGACGCGGGTCATAGATAATCTTGGCCCCGGAATAGCGCCGGAGAAAAGCCTGGGCCAAAAAGCCGACAAGATAATAGCCTTCAATAAATTCTCCTTTTTCATCAAACAGGAAGCACCGGTCAAAATCCCCATCCCAGGCGATACCAATATCGGCCCCGTGTTCACGGACAACCTGAGCGGTTGCCTCCCGGTTTTCCAGCAGCAAAGGATTAGGCACCCCATTGGGAAACGTGCCGTCAGGGTTGTGATTTACCTTGATAAAAGTAAACGGCAGTTCAGACTCCATCGCATCAATGACCGCGCCGGCAGCGCCATTGCCGGCATTAACCACCACCTTCAGCGGTGCCAGGGCGGTCCTGTCCACATAGGTAAGTAAATGGGCGACATAGTCCCGCATAATATTCACATGCGTGACGGTACCGGGAGTGATATCCCTGACAGGAGCAAACTCACCGGTAACCACCTGTTCCTCGATTTCCTTAAGACCGCTGTCACTGCTAATGGGTCTGGACTCTGACCGCACCAGCTTCATGCCATTGTAGTCTTTCGGATTATGGCTGGCCGTAATCATAATGCCACCATCCAGTTTCAAATGAGCGGTGGCAAAATAAATCTGCTCCGTACCGCACATGCCAATATCCACAACATCACAGCCAACTTCCGTAAGACCTTTGATCACGGCGCTTTTAAACGCAGGCCCTGACAAGCGGATATCATTGCCGACAACCACCTTTTTAGCCTTAAAAATATCAACAAAGGCGCGACCAATGCGATATGCCATCTCTTCGTTCAACTCTTCCGGAACCTTGCCCCGAATATCATACGCTTTAAATGCATCACGTTTAATTTCCATATCCTTCACGCCTCCTTATAATTCCAACTATATGTTATATACTACATTGAATAAAAATATTCCTGTACAGCCAGAAGCTGTCAGGAATATTAATTTATTTTTATCCGATTATGTCCGCCCGTACACATCGTCAAACCGTACAATATCATCTTCCTCAAGATAACTGCCGTTTTGCACCTCAATAATCTCCAGCGGCAGCCTGCCGGGATTCACCAAGCGATGCTTAGTAGAAGGCGGAATATATACACTTTCATTGACATGCACCATCTGCTCCTGCTCACCGATGGTAACCTTGGCCGTACCACCGATAACAATCCAGTGTTCGCTGCGATGATAGTGCAATTGCAGACTGAGCTGCTGACCAGGCATAACAACAATCTTTTTCATTTTGTAGCCGATGCCTTCACCCAGTACCGTGTAACTGCCCCAAGGCCGGTACATGGTGGTATGCTCATCCACTTCGCGCCGTCCGCGCTCCCTCAATTCAGTAACCACATCCTTGACCTTCTGCGACTCGCCGCGCTTGGCGACAACAATAACATCATCGGTTTCCACCACCAGCACATCTTCCAGGCCAATGCCGGCAATCAGTCGGCTCTTGCCCAGCATCAGTGTATTGGCGCAGTCAATGGGCAGGCAATCGCCTTTGAGTGCATTGCCGGAGTGATCTTTTTCCAGCACATCATAAATGGCGTCCCAGGAACCAATGTCATTCCAGTAAGCGGTAAGCGGCGCCATAACCACCCGCGCCGACTTTTCAGCTACCGCATAGTCAATCGAGATACCAGGCATGTCCGCAAAATGGTCAAGGACTTCCGGCAACGGTGCCGACATCAGTTGATAGATTTCCGGGGCATGTTCACACAGTTCCTCCATAAGGCACCCTGCAGTAAAGGCGAACATCCCGGAGTTCCAATAATAATTGCCTGCAGCAAGATAGCTCTCAGCCGTCGCTTTATCTGGCTTTTCCCGGAAAGAATCTACCCGATAGCCTAAGCCAAAAGCTCCGCCTGTCTGAATATAACCGTAGCCTGTCTCAGGTTTATCCGGTTTAATCCCCAGGGTAACCACCTTTTCCTGCGCTGCCAGGTCAACGGCCTGCCGTATATTTTTAATGAAAATATCGACAGGCTGGATAATATGGTCGGCCGGAGTAACGAATAACACCTCACCGGCAGCAGTCCCCAGTTCAGCCTCGCAAAACTTTGCCGCCAGCGCGATTGCCGGTGCCGTATTGCGGGCAACAGGCTCAAGCAGTATGTGGGCACCGCTTGCGCCACAGGCCGCCAGTTCGGTCTTGACATGGTGAATATATTCCTTATTGGTTACGACAACAATGTCAGCTGGTTTGAGCAAAGGCAGAAAACGCTTTACTGTTTGCGTTAAGAGTGAATCAGAGTCACCCAGTTTTAAAAACTGCTTAGGCAGGCAGGTACGGGATAAGGGAAACAGGCGCGTACCACCGCCGCCGGCAAGAATGATAAGTTTCATCGACAATTGGTCTCCTTTTTGCTTCTGAAATAAATGGCAAAATATAGCCTTATTATACCATATTCTTGTTAAAACAACACCGCTGCCATGAGTAAAAGGTATCCACTTGTCAGACTTGTCAGAAAGAGTTATCATGTAATTATTATCCTATCGCTATTTACTTGGAGGTAATATTTTGAACACACATCGGTTCCGCTGGGTTACACCAGCGTCTTGTCTTTGTTTAGCTGTATTTCTGGTTTCTATCAGCCTGGGCTGGCTGCTGCCGGCAGAGTATGGCAATGAAAATGGGCCAATAGAATGGCTGCAAGTCGTCGTGCTGGGTGTTGCAGCCCTGGTCTCCATAAGCGCGCTGTTTCAAACCGGTCTATCCCCAACCCGCCGCCGGCTATTTGCCTGGACAAGCATCCTCTGGCTGCTGAACATCGCCCGTGAGCTAAGCTGGGGCCGGGTTTTTTATCCGAACGGCACCGGCGGCTTCCTGCGTCTGAAAGATATCTGGTTCGGGCCCTATGTCTACCCAACCATTGCCATTATCCTCGTTGCCGCTTTCGGGTATTTCTTCGCCAAAGGCTTGCACAGGGAACTGGTGCCTTGGCTTAAGCAAGGCATACTCCCTGCCCTGGATTTTGTCATCCTTCTAGTCGCTGCGGTAACTGCCGATATAATCGAGCACCATAGCAGCGGTCTGTTTGGTGCAAAAATAGAGCTTTTTGAGGAACTGGGAGAATTAGCGGCGTATGTTGCCATACTTTGTTTTATGATTGATGTGGTTTTAAATAAACAGTTTCGGCATAACCAGCCATTGTATGTGTTTAAACGGAGAGGAAGGTGGATCTGAAGAAACTAAGGAGCAGCGCTGATTATAGCCTGCTCCTTAGCCTTTGTCCAAATTATAATACTTACAGTACCAATCGACAAACTGCTGTAAGCCGTCTTCAATCGTTGTTTCCGGCTTAAATCCCACAGCTTGCTGCAATAAGTCGGTAGAGGCGTAGGTAGCAGGCACGTCGCCTGGCTTAATAGGCTCAAATATCTTATCAAAGACTATCTCTCTGCCTGTAGCCTTGCTTAAACATTTCTCCAGCGTTGCAATAAATACCATCAGCTTCTCAGGACGATTGTTGCCGATATTGAAAACCCGGTGCAGCGAAGTAGTACCGCCACTGGGAGGGTTAGCCAAAAGCCGTTCAATCCCTTCGACAATATCATCAATATAGGTAAAATCCCGATAAAGATCGTTTGCCAGATCACCATTATTGAATATCCTAATTGGTTCACCGGCAAAATATTTTTGCGTAAAACCAAAATACGCCATATCAGGACGCCCCATTGGACCGTACACGGTGAAGAATCGTAGCCCGGTAGCCGGAATCTGATAAAGATGACTGTATGTATATGCCATTAACTCGTTCGATTTTTTCGTAGCCGCATAAAGTGACACAGGATTGTCCACAAAATCAGCTTCAGAAAATGGCACCTTCTTATTTGCACCATAAACAGAACTCGAAGATGCATAGACCAGGTGCTTTACCGGATTAAACCTGCAAGCTTCAAGGATATTATAAAACCCGATGACATTGCTTTGCATATAAGCATCCGGGTTCTCAATAGAATAACGCACACCGGCCTGGGCTGCGAGATTGACTACAATATCGGGCTTGTACGCTGCAAAAGTCTGCATAATTACAGACTTATCAGCAATATTTTCCTTGATGAAGATAAACTTTTCAAAGGGAGTAAGTTGCTCTAAGCGAGCGTACTTAAGCTTAACATCATAATAATCATTTATATTATCAATACCAATCACACGGCAACCTTGTTCCAGCAGTTTTTTAGCCAAGAAGTATCCGATAAACCCTGCTGCACCGGTAATGAGGTAGGTTTTAGCTCTATCCAAAGGTTCATAATCTGCTTTCATTTCCTGAGCTCCCCACTCTTAGATTTTACTTTCTCCCAATTGAGTGATACTCTACTCCCGCAGCTTTCATTGCTACAGTTTCATAGATGTTTCGGCCATCATACACCAAAGGAGTTCTCATTAACTTCTTATATGCCTCAGGGTTCACAGCTTTTATTTCGCCCCACTCGGTAAATATAAAGCAGACATTAGCACCACTAAGCGCGTCCTCCACATTCTCAACGTACTTTATACTTCCCCTGCCATTTTTTCCTTCAGGATATTTTTGTTTGAAATTATCCAGGCCAACAGGGTCATACGCCCAAATATCGGCCCCCTGCGATAACAATAATGGCACATTTTCAAGCGACGGCGCTTCCCGTAAGTCATCAGTCCCTGGCTTAAAGGTAAGTCCTAGAATAGCCACCTTCAAACCATTAAAGGTAATAAGGCGTTGGCTGGCTTTCTTAAATAATATAGTCTTCTGAGCCGTATTTACATCAATAGCCGCTTTGACTGTCTTGAGCTCATAGCCATTCTGCCTGGCAAGATACTCCAGCGCTTTGGTGTCCTTAGGAAAACAAGAGCCGCCATAACCAATACCGGCATTAAGAAATTTATTGCCAATACGCTCATCATAGCTCATGCCTTTAGCCACATCCTGAACATTGGCACCCACCAACTCACAAAGGTTGGCGATGTCATTCATATAAGAAATCTTGAGTGCAAGAAAATCATTAGAAGCATACTTAATCATCTCGGCCGATCTTCTGCTTACCGAAACAATCGGTAGCTGGAACGGTTCATATATCTTCATAAGCATTGCTTCCGCCCATTTGCTCTCCGTCCCTATAATAATTCTCGCTGCCTGCATGGTATCATATACAGCCGTACCTTGCGCCAAAAATTCAGGGTTAGATGCCACCTCTATTTTTACGTCATTAACCAGGAAATCTCTAATAAACTGTTCTACTTTATCATTAGTTCCGACAGGAACTGTCGATTTTACTACAACCAGGCAGTCTTTGTCCACATTCTCCGCAATCTGCCTTGCAACTGTAGCTATATAGGAAAGGTCGGCAGAGCCGTCCGGCTGCTCCGGCGTTCCTACACCAATGAAGATTGCGTCTGCCTCCCGATAGGCTGCAGCATAATCACAGGTGTAGTGCAATCTACCGGCTGCATAGTTTTTTTGCATCAACTCTTCAAGCCCAGCCTCATAAATGGGGGAGAGCCCTCGCTTCATAATCTCAACCTTATGTTCATCAATATCAACACAGGTTACTTGATGACCGACTTCGGCAAAACATACGCCTGCAACCAAGCCGACATAGCCGGTCCCTGCTACTGCGATTTTATACATAGTTATCTTCCTTTACTTTTGCTCAAATATTATGTCACATTT
Proteins encoded in this window:
- the galU gene encoding UTP--glucose-1-phosphate uridylyltransferase GalU, whose protein sequence is MPKNHKTIKKAIIPAAGLGTRFLPATKAQPKEMLPIVDKPAIQFIIEEAIQSGIEEILIITGRNKRAIEDHFDRAVELELTLKAQGKYDLLGLVEELSEVTLHYIRQKEAKGLGHAVLCAKQFVGNEPFAVLLGDDIIDANVPCLRQLIDAYEDFGGSILGVQEVPREKVSSYGIVEPEPVKDNVWRAVDLVEKPSVEEAPSRLAVLGRYIIEPEIFYLLEDTPPGRGGEIQLTDALRRLAAFKPVYAYNFEGRRYDIGDKQGYLEATVEYALKRPDLRDKFLRYLLRTVGPLGTDYAATEAEMED
- a CDS encoding glucose-6-phosphate isomerase produces the protein MERTHLVLSSGFTFDYTNLYGQGLVTQTDVAAIGERLMAAHQAMEHMRSTGEIRGHLSKDGAPEKVLFSQLPYVQADHLNSPASIARLKEFGQSLRNKVDAVVSFGIGGSYLGNKVLFDVHCGEFWNSRGAEERQGYPRLYFSGNNIDPRRTVELIEQIKYEARLKAVHAGPHDGAYRAQLVVISKSGSTLDTMSTFMAVYDALRRETPAVEVQVVAVTDLAEGAGETLLHKLAAEQGWPMFSVPDGVGGRFSIFSEVGLVTAACIGFDIDAFLAGARAMDEACRQEDIWRNPAMLNAALKYLAAEKYGQDIEVFMPYADNLKSVAEWYVQLLAESLGKRTDRAGREVFYGRTPIVAVGTTDMHAQTQQHQDGRKDKVVQFVKVAAWENDPVIPDVFPSAGKLSEISGLRLSQALDAAREANAAALRSDGRFNATFVLPEMTAYHLGELLYLLALSVAYEGELADVDAFDQPGVEAYKRLLGPMLKQHSP
- a CDS encoding GDP-mannose 4,6-dehydratase, whose protein sequence is MKADYEPLDRAKTYLITGAAGFIGYFLAKKLLEQGCRVIGIDNINDYYDVKLKYARLEQLTPFEKFIFIKENIADKSVIMQTFAAYKPDIVVNLAAQAGVRYSIENPDAYMQSNVIGFYNILEACRFNPVKHLVYASSSSVYGANKKVPFSEADFVDNPVSLYAATKKSNELMAYTYSHLYQIPATGLRFFTVYGPMGRPDMAYFGFTQKYFAGEPIRIFNNGDLANDLYRDFTYIDDIVEGIERLLANPPSGGTTSLHRVFNIGNNRPEKLMVFIATLEKCLSKATGREIVFDKIFEPIKPGDVPATYASTDLLQQAVGFKPETTIEDGLQQFVDWYCKYYNLDKG
- a CDS encoding phosphomannomutase, with product MEIKRDAFKAYDIRGKVPEELNEEMAYRIGRAFVDIFKAKKVVVGNDIRLSGPAFKSAVIKGLTEVGCDVVDIGMCGTEQIYFATAHLKLDGGIMITASHNPKDYNGMKLVRSESRPISSDSGLKEIEEQVVTGEFAPVRDITPGTVTHVNIMRDYVAHLLTYVDRTALAPLKVVVNAGNGAAGAVIDAMESELPFTFIKVNHNPDGTFPNGVPNPLLLENREATAQVVREHGADIGIAWDGDFDRCFLFDEKGEFIEGYYLVGFLAQAFLRRYSGAKIIYDPRLTWNTIEIVEKAGGVPVLSKSGHAFIKERMRKEDAVYGGEMSAHHYFKEFSYCDSGMIPWLLVLEILCREGKPLSELMRERVACYPVSGEINSTVADAKAVIQKIEEKYAPGALKLDRVDGLSIEYENWRFNVRMSNTEPVLRLNVESRCDVRLMEEKTAELLSLIHA
- a CDS encoding response regulator, giving the protein MPIRIVIADDHALLRQGIKNVLSLEPDLEVVGEAADGDEAISKVESLAPDILLLDVNMPRMTGLEVTKRLKKTAKSPVKVIILTIHDDESYVIEVIKSGAVGYLLKDIEPGMLVKAIRMVHEGHSFIYPTLATQLFGELSRQDEKRNGALVMLERPKEERLTYREVEVLQLIGQGMNNQEIAQTLYLSEKTVKNHLTNIFRKINVVDRTQAVLYAIKHKIVILE
- a CDS encoding mannose-1-phosphate guanylyltransferase/mannose-6-phosphate isomerase, with amino-acid sequence MKLIILAGGGGTRLFPLSRTCLPKQFLKLGDSDSLLTQTVKRFLPLLKPADIVVVTNKEYIHHVKTELAACGASGAHILLEPVARNTAPAIALAAKFCEAELGTAAGEVLFVTPADHIIQPVDIFIKNIRQAVDLAAQEKVVTLGIKPDKPETGYGYIQTGGAFGLGYRVDSFREKPDKATAESYLAAGNYYWNSGMFAFTAGCLMEELCEHAPEIYQLMSAPLPEVLDHFADMPGISIDYAVAEKSARVVMAPLTAYWNDIGSWDAIYDVLEKDHSGNALKGDCLPIDCANTLMLGKSRLIAGIGLEDVLVVETDDVIVVAKRGESQKVKDVVTELRERGRREVDEHTTMYRPWGSYTVLGEGIGYKMKKIVVMPGQQLSLQLHYHRSEHWIVIGGTAKVTIGEQEQMVHVNESVYIPPSTKHRLVNPGRLPLEIIEVQNGSYLEEDDIVRFDDVYGRT
- a CDS encoding UDP-glucose dehydrogenase family protein codes for the protein MYKIAVAGTGYVGLVAGVCFAEVGHQVTCVDIDEHKVEIMKRGLSPIYEAGLEELMQKNYAAGRLHYTCDYAAAYREADAIFIGVGTPEQPDGSADLSYIATVARQIAENVDKDCLVVVKSTVPVGTNDKVEQFIRDFLVNDVKIEVASNPEFLAQGTAVYDTMQAARIIIGTESKWAEAMLMKIYEPFQLPIVSVSRRSAEMIKYASNDFLALKISYMNDIANLCELVGANVQDVAKGMSYDERIGNKFLNAGIGYGGSCFPKDTKALEYLARQNGYELKTVKAAIDVNTAQKTILFKKASQRLITFNGLKVAILGLTFKPGTDDLREAPSLENVPLLLSQGADIWAYDPVGLDNFKQKYPEGKNGRGSIKYVENVEDALSGANVCFIFTEWGEIKAVNPEAYKKLMRTPLVYDGRNIYETVAMKAAGVEYHSIGRK